A single genomic interval of Aedes aegypti strain LVP_AGWG chromosome 1, AaegL5.0 Primary Assembly, whole genome shotgun sequence harbors:
- the LOC5577983 gene encoding nucleolar protein 10: MLVTDVGDVKIYNLSAGKALPDWISDKKRREAQRKKADVSRRIELIQDFDMPSVATSIEMTPDGQYILATGTYKPRIKCYDVNNLSLKFERCFDSEVVKFKILSEDYSKVVFLQADRFVEFHAAHGRHYRLRIPRFGRDLDYHKPSCDLFLVGTSSEIYRLNTERGQFLQPYSTSASSINACEVNPEHHLLCVGTQEGTVEAWDPRDKNRCGVLDVAVNIQNNEKFPSVSTLKSKNGLQMAVGTDSGHVLLYDIRAKEPLLVKDHLNQLAVRKIDFNAENNAVYSLDNAMLKIWDENTGKQIAYIESNSNFNDFTTSPKSGLLFFAQEEPKMMTYYIPSLGPAPRWCSFLDNLTEEIESESVQNIYDDYKFITKQELADLGLDHLEGTSMLRAYMHGFFIDIRLYNKAKAIADPFAFQRYRKEKIAKQIEESRPARLQLKSNLPKVNAELAEKLLTEQELGSSKLKSAASNLLSDDRFKNMFENPDFAVDKTAVEYRLLNPVLTRLDKSRAQKVKAREEAAAAAAERRENEEEEGSTDDDLFSEKDESSDDDQTWTKEVKKEFKKINLEKKRERQMELDQEEEEEDDGGPSIEVHEKEDFNIGSANKRISKAGLGKRLAASKPIEVKMLGGLGNCQMTFSTERKKKVFDKKRQAELKKHREERKKVIRPTTSLKRLSRK, from the coding sequence atgtTAGTAACGGATGTGGGTGATGTGAAAATTTATAACCTGAGTGCGGGCAAGGCACTTCCGGACTGGATATCGGACAAAAAACGTCGCGAAGCTCAGCGCAAGAAAGCTGACGTCAGTCGTCGAATTGAGCTGATCCAGGATTTCGACATGCCGAGTGTGGCCACCAGCATCGAAATGACACCGGATGGGCAGTACATTTTGGCTACCGGAACGTACAAACCGCGAATAAAATGCTACGATGTGAATAATCTGTCGCTGAAGTTTGAGCGATGCTTCGATTCCGAGGTCGTGAAGTTTAAAATTCTCAGCGAAGACTACAGCAAAGTGGTCTTTCTGCAGGCGGATCGATTTGTGGAATTTCACGCTGCCCATGGAAGACACTACCGATTGCGCATTCCGCGATTTGGAAGAGATCTGGACTACCACAAACCGTCATGCGATTTGTTTCTTGTTGGAACGTCATCGGAGATTTATCGCTTGAATACAGAGAGAGGACAATTTCTACAACCCTACAGCACCTCGGCAAGTAGTATTAATGCGTGCGAAGTGAATCCGGAACATCATTTACTCTGTGTTGGAACTCAAGAAGGCACTGTGGAAGCATGGGATCCCAGGGACAAGAATCGATGCGGAGTATTGGACGTGGCTGTAAACATACAGAACAATGAGAAGTTTCCTTCGGTCTCTACGTTAAAATCAAAGAATGGATTGCAGATGGCTGTAGGCACGGACTCTGGACATGTACTTCTGTACGACATTCGAGCAAAGGAACCACTGCTCGTTAAAGATCATCTTAATCAACTTGCCGTgcgtaaaatcgattttaacgCGGAGAACAACGCAGTCTATTCGTTGGATAATGCCATGTTGAAAATCTGGGACGAGAATACTGGCAAACAGATTGCCTACATTGAATCAAACAGCAATTTCAACGACTTTACCACGTCCCCTAAAAGTGGCCTGTTGTTCTTCGCTCAAGAAGAACCAAAGATGATGACGTATTACATTCCCAGTTTGGGACCTGCCCCAAGGTGGTGCTCGTTCCTGGATAATCTCACAGaagaaatcgaatcggaaaGTGTGCAGAACATCTACGATGATTACAAGTTTATCACCAAACAGGAACTGGCTGATCTGGGACTGGATCATCTCGAGGGAACCAGCATGCTGCGAGCATACATGCATGGCTTCTTCATCGACATCCGACTGTATAACAAGGCCAAGGCCATCGCTGATCCATTCGCATTTCAGCGGTATCGCAAGGAAAAGATCGCTAAACAAATCGAAGAATCCCGTCCAGCTCGGCTCCAGCTCAAATCAAACTTACCGAAAGTTAACGCCGAGCTGGCTGAGAAACTTCTCACCGAGCAAGAGCTGGGAAGCAGCAAACTCAAATCGGCTGCCAGCAATCTTCTGTCGGatgatcgattcaaaaacatgttTGAGAATCCTGACTTTGCGGTTGACAAGACGGCTGTTGAGTATCGTTTACTGAATCCCGTTTTGACGCGGTTGGACAAGTCCCGGGCCCAAAAGGTGAAAGCAAGAGAGGAAGCAGCAGCTGCGGCCGCAGAGAGACGGGAAAACGAAGAGGAGGAAGGCAGCACGGATGACGATTTGTTCAGCGAAAAGGACGAAAGCTCCGATGATGATCAGACTTGGACGAAGGAAGTTAAAAAGGAGTTCAAGAAAATTAATTTGGAAAAGAAGCGAGAGCGGCAGATGGAGCTGGATCAGGAAGAAGAGGAAGAGGACGACGGTGGTCCTTCGATAGAGGTTCACGAAAAGGAAGATTTCAATATAGGCAGCGCGAACAAGAGAATCAGCAAAGCAGGATTGGGTAAGCGGTTGGCCGCCAGCAAACCGATAGAAGTGAAAATGTTGGGAGGGTTGGGCAATTGCCAGATGACGTTCAGTACCGAACGGAAGAAGAAAGTATTCGACAAGAAGCGACAGGCGGAACTGAAAAAGCACCGGGAAGAACGTAAAAAGGTGATACGGCCGACGACCAGTTTAAAGCGTTTGTCCAGGAAGTAG